The region GACAAGAGCGACAAAAAGGACAAGCCACGGTTGACGGGAATGTTGCTGTCCTACGGCGCATCCTCGGCAAGCCTGTTAGTCGCAAACGCCGCGCAGCTTGTGACCTTCGCAATTCTTGCCCGTTCATTCGGTGCCGAAGAGTTCGGTCGTTATGTGTCGTTCATCGCCATCACCAGCATAGCCGTGCACCTGTGTGGGCTGGGTGCATCCGAATGTCTGGTGCGCCGCGTGCCCCAGGACCCCAAATGTTTTCCCAGTATCTTCGGCCACAACATCATCCTGACCATCATCAGTGGATCGGTCCTCGTGGCGCTGGGAACAGCGATCCTGCCGCAGTTTTTCAGCTTTGGCGAAACTTCAGCCCAAAGTGTGTGGACGACATTCCAGCTTTTGCTGACCAATGTCGTTCTCGTGCGGCTTATCATGCTGGGCGAAAGCATTTTTCTCGCCCATTCCAGATACAACGCGGCCAACGCTTCTGTCGTGGGTTTCGCCATTGTCCGCACCGTCACCGCCACGCTGGCATGTGTCGTCTTTGAGGTTTCCAGTGTAGAAAGCTGGGCGACATGGCAGCTTGCGGCACACCTTATCACCCTCATCCTCTACGCCTGCTTTGCCCTGCGTATCGCCCGCCCCAAATACGTTGTCGACCGTGAAGAAGTTCGGCTCGGGCTTCTGTTTGCGACCCCCTTCATCTTTCGCGCAGTTCGCCAGAACGTCGACCTTCTGGTTTTGGGTTTTGTCGCTGGCCCTGAAGTCGTAGGAAGTTACGGCGTTGCCCGCAGAATTACCGATAGCAGCTATATGGCTATCGATGCTCTCAACAGGCTTGTCTATCCACGGCTGGCCATCGCCAGCAAACAGGGCATCCACCATGCATTCCGGCTGACGATCCGCATACTCGGCGTTGCCATCAGCCTCGGTCTTGCTGCGGCAATTACGATTTATCTGGCAGCGCCCTTCATGCCGCTGATCTTCGGACCGGAATATGTATCGCTGCCGCATTTCCTGAAAATCATGGCGTGGCTAATCGTCTTCATTGCGATCTGGTCCATCGCCGTGGATTTGCTGGGTGCAGCCGGTCGCCATTCATCGCGTGCCTGGGTGCTCAATCTTTCCAATGGCATAGGCGCCGTGTTGATCGGGCTCGCAGCCTGGGTTTGGCCGCCTTACGGCATTTTCATTGCGGCTTACATGATTGAATTCACCATCGTTCTTGCGGCGTGGCTGGTCGTGAAGGCCCATGTCACCCGTTCGCTTGCAAGCAGCCGGAAGGTACAGCAATGACGGCAGATCACGCCCCTCGTTCAAGACCTGCGGAATCTGGCGATGTCGCGCAGATCGCGCAACTCTTCACCTCCGTTTTCAGGCCGCATTCCAGACCTGATAGAGCCGATCTTGAAGCCTGCCTGTCGGAACTGCTATTCACGCATCCCAACTATACCGGCGAGAACGGAAGCATGGTGGCTGCCGATGCCAATGGCGTCGTCAAAAGCGCGCTGACAATCCTGCCCATGACGTACAGAATTGGCGAAGAGCCTGTGGAAGCCCGCCTTGCCTGCACCTTCATGGCGGCTGAGGATGCGAATGCCCGCAGCATTGCTGCTCTCATTTTTCAGCTGCGACCGCGTGCAAAACAGATCAGCTTTTCCGATAGCGCAGCGCCGATCAGTATCTCGCACCTAAAGGCCATCGGCGGCATCGAGCTGCCGGTTCAGGGCCTGCGCTGGTACAAGATGTTCCGTCCCCTGCCCGCAACGGCAAGCTTTATGCGGCGCAGGCTTTCCACCCGGCTGCCGCGTGTGTTGGGCCAAGGTGCGCTTCCACGTTATACGTTGCAGGCAGGCACGAAGATAGCGTCCGGGCACAGTGTGTTCGAAGCTGCGACCACCTTGTATGCCGAATATGCCAACCGCTTCCTGTCTCGCTACGTCGTCGCACCGGTCTATGCAGAAAAGCAACTGGAATGGACCATTGCAGCCTCGACCGACGCTAATGGTCGCGGAAGGCTCATTCTCGCGCAGGTCCTCGACGAGAACGGCGATGTTTGCGGGGTCTTTTCCTTTGTCGGCGTCATCGGTGGGGAAGCGCAAATTCTTGATCTTCTCCCGGCAGATGGCGCCGAAGATGTGGTTCTCGCTGCCGCACTGGCAGCGCTTGAGGCGGCAGGCTTCGCCTTTGCCTCTGCCCAATTGCGACCGGAGATGATCCCTGCTCTATCCCGCTATACCAGTATCTGGTACCGCCACGTTACCGGAGTGGCGGCAACATCTCGATCCGCCGAATTCAAAACGGCGATGAAAAATGGTCAAGCCTATATTGGCGGCATTGCCGGGGAAAGCTGGAGCCGATTGGTGCGCGACTTCTACTGATGGTCGGCAAACCTAGTCTCGCTCAAGAAGAAAATAGGTCGTCGGACCGCTCGGCGCATCATTGGTCAATGTGACAGTGCCACCTCCTGTCGCCAAGACGACAGGTGGATAAACACGACCGTCGAGCCCTACCGGAGATATCCTAAGCGCGCTGTCATCACGGAATTTCATGCCGAGCTCCATACGCCGGAGCATGACGGGCAGACGCCCGAAGTCTTCAATGACCCTCTGCTCATCGTCGCGAAACTTCATGTCCGAGTTACGCGCATCCGATGCCATGATGAGCAGCTGCCGCTTGCTTTGAGACAACGGCGCCCCATCAAGAGACGATATTGCGAGCAATCCCCGCGTACTTGCTGTGGTTACACGGAGGGAGCCGAGGTTCACCGCTTCGTCTATATTCTCAAAGGTCAGCGCTTCTGTCAGCGGCGTGCGGAGGGCGAGCATTTTGGCAGGTGCATCGAGTTCCAGCTCCCCCGTCGTGCTCACCACCTCGCCGCGGTCCAGATAATAGGGCTTGGACGGATCGACCTTGCCCTGTTGCAAGAGTTTCGCGACGATGGCCATGGGCGTCTGGCCGTCTCGCTCGGGTGGCACTGCGATCAGCCTGTTATCTGCCTTTGCCATCTGCTGAAGCCCGATGCTCCCGAGCAAACCGAGGCGAGTCAGGATTTCCGGTTCCATGTCATTGATGCCCTGCGTCGGCATTTCCTGATCCTTGACCAGAAACGGAATAGTCAGGGATGACGCCTTGGCATCTCCGCGACGAAATACCAACGCCGCAAGCGTCTCTCCGGCGCGCGCGACCGGATCAAGCGCTATGGCATAGGGCAGCATCTGCTTTTTGTGCGGAAAATCCTCACCGTAGGAGAGAATAATGGGGCCGTGCGCATGTCTGCACAGCACATCCCAATCTTGCAGGGCAGCAAAGGCGGGAGCTGCCAGACCGGTCTCATATCGGTATGGGCTCCAGAAAAGATGATCGTACTCCGTCACGAGAAACGGTCGCCCAAGCCAGCGCGCGGCGCCTATGGTACGCAGGTAAAGAAGGCCGTCCTCAAGCGAGCTCTTGCCCTGAATGCTGGTGCCGGGCGCGTAGGAGTCCACCCAGTCCTGATAGGTGTTTATCGCCACCGCATCTTGGATGCTTCGGCTCATACCTGTCTGGATCGTGGGCCAGTTATTGTAAGGCAGCACGATGCCACGAAAACCGAGTTTAATCAGAGCGCTGGTCATCTTCCGCGTGGCGGACTGCTCCAAGTCGGTAAAGAAGGATTGCACATCACGCATGCGCTCGCTGCGTTCATAACGGTTTGTCGGCAACGCGATGGAGCGGTCCGAAAGCTGACCTTCCTTCACCCAGTTGCCCCAACGCTCCGCAAGGGCGGCGTCGGTGCCGTATTTCGTGACGAGCCAGTCGTTGAACAGGGGTTTGAGGCGCGGCGAAAAAACGCTGCCACGAACACTTTCCTGCATCATGGAATCGAATTCGAGGCCGTTCTCATTGAACGGCACGATGGCCACCAACGCCGGATCATGGATTGGTGCCACTCCCGTATAGGGATTCACCCTTGCTAGAAACAGCTGCTGGAATTTCAGCCAATGGGCAAAATCGTTCTCATCGATTTGCGCGCCTAGCTTCAAATCACCCTTGACCTCCCAGCGGTCGTCAAACCCGCCAAGAGCGCCACGCGATGAACTCAGGCCATCCATCATCCAGTAGATGCCGTTACGTTTCAAAGCCGCCATCAAATAGTGGATGCGGTCCAGAACCTCCGGGTTGAAGTCGAAATCCTCCGAGCGCCCCGCCATAAGCGCCGCATCAACGTAATGAAACCGGGCGATATTGTAGCCGTGCCGTTTCAATTGCAGGGCATAGCGGTCTGCAGCCGTATGATCAGGGAAGCCACCGGACGCCGGGCTCCACGCAAGCGAAGCGCAGAGGAAACGTTGGGGACTGTCGGCGTCACCCGTCTTCGCAAGTTTGCCGGATGGCGTGATGGCAATTCGCTGTGCTTCATCGATCGGCGCGCCCGGAAACATGCCGGAGAAGTCCAGCGGACTACCAGCCTCGACCTCCAGTGACTGCTCTCTGACCGCAAGCCACTCTTCTGCCGCCCCCGCATTGGTGGGGATCAGTTGGAGGAGCAAAAGGATGATCAGCGCGCGTTTCATGGAGATTTCAGAAGTTTGCTTTCGATCCAGTCACCCGGCCGCCTTCGCGGCGAAAAAAAGCCGAGCGGCAGTGCTGCGGCGTGGAAACACCATGCAACGACAGCATAAAGACCCAGTGACAGACTTTTTTGCTTGATGCTCATGAGGAGCACCGGCAACAAAAACACGACGAGGCCGATGAGAAGAACTGAGGGATGGAACATTCCGTATATTAGGCAGACCAACAGCACCGCCCACCAGACGTAGACACCGCACCAGAGCCGCACTTCGGATAGCTCGCTGGTCAACGCACCGAGACGCTGCTGTTCTGTGCCGGCTCGCAACAGCTCCCCCACGCCACGCAGATATTTCGAAGACCAGCGCCGGGTCAGCAGCACGTAGGAATTGATGCTGTGCCCGAAGTGATCGACAAACCGTCGGTCCAGACGGTACAGCGTCCAGCCGCGAATTCGCAGGCGCTGGCCGAGATCGAATTCTTCGTATCCGTGTAGATTGCGATCGGAAAAATAGCCCGCTTCTTCGATGGCGGAACGACGATACACACCACCGCCATTCAGACGATCCAGAACGCCGCTTCGGTTCTCGGGCGCATTGCGTTGAACCCGCCGTGTGAATTCGAGGTTATCCAGATTGACCTCATTGACATGGCCGCTGACACCGGCAACGCCGGGATTTGCATCGAGATAGGTGAGCGCAGCGGGCAAAAAGTCGGCGTCCAGCAGCATGTCTCCATCCATCAGACAGATGAATTCGCCCTTGCTGTATTGATAGCCGAGCTGCGGACCAAGCCCACAACTGGCCTTCGCGGGTGCCTCGATCTGGGCGACGGTAACGGGATAACGTGCGGCGATTTCCACAGTGCGATCGCGCGAACCGCTGTCGGCAACGATAATCTCGCCGTCGATATCTGCGAGAGCCTTGATCACGCTTTCGATTGCAGCGCCGATCCGCTTTTCTTCGTTCAGCGTTTTAAGAATGACCGATATCTTCAAAGCTGCATCCGAACTGATTGCCATCAATCGCAGAATACACGCAACTGCAGAAACGTGTATACCATTTTTCTAAAATGCTTAACGCAGAGCGCGTCCATTTTCACGAACGCGCCCTTGACGTGCAATACTTACTAAAGGTCTTTCAAGCTACCGCCACTCCCAAGGCTTTCGATCAGCGTTGCACTGGCTTCGTTGACCCCGACCACAGTGACCGAGATATCGTGTTTTTCGTAACGGTCCACGACCTTTTCCAGCGCGGCAACGGCGGTGATATCCCAGAAATGTGCGTGGGAGATATCGATGAGAACCGACATACCGGTTGCATCCTCTATATCGAAAGCATCGACGAAGACATCGGCTGAAGCAAAGAAAACCTGACCTGACACCTGATAGGTCAAGCGGTTAAAAGCAACGTCTCTTTCGGTTTTGACCTGCAACAGCCTTGCGACCTTGAAGGTGAAGAAGACGCCACTGAGAAGGACCCCGACCGTAACGCCCAATGCAAGATTTGAGCTGAAAACGGTGACGACAACGGTCACCAGCATGACGACGCTGGACATTTTGGGATGAACGACGAGCGTCTTGACCGATGACCAGTCGAATGTGTCGATGGACACCATGACCATGATGGCCACAAGGGCTGCGACCGGCACCTGTGAAACCCAGGGCTTCAGCAGAACCATCAGCACCAGCAGGAACGCGCCAGCAAACAGCGTCGATAGCCTGCCACGCCCGCCATATTTCACGTTGCTGACGGTCTGACCGATCATGCCGCACCCGGCAATGCCGCCAAAAAGGCTGGCGGCCGTGTTGGCGATGCCGAGGCCGGTGCATTCCCGGTTTTTCGAACTGGGCGTGCCGGTCAGATCGTCAACAACGCTCGCCGTCATCATGGATTCGAGCAGTCCGACCATGGCAATGGCAAGGGCTGGACCGGCGATGATCTTGAGCGTGTCGAGCGTCAGCGGAACGGCGGGCCAGCTGAAGATAGGCAGGGAATCCGGCAGTTTGCCAAGGTCGGCAATGGTCATCACCGGAAGCTGCAAAGAGATGGATACGGCACTTAGAACCAGAATGCAGATCAAAGGCGATGGCACCGTTTTCGTCACGCGCGGCGCCAAATAGATGATGGCGAGCCCGGCAGCAAGCATGCCGTAGGCCAAGATATCACCATGCAGAATATGCGGAAGTTGCGCAGCGAAGATAAGGATCGCCAACGCATTGACGAAGCCGGTGCGAACCGACTTCGACACGAACCGCATCAGAACCCCAAGGCGCAGCAGTCCGAAGATGATTTGCAGCAGGCCTGCCAGCAGTCCGGCGGCGAACAGGTAAGGCAGCCCGTGCGCGTGGACCAGCGGCGCGGCGACCAGAGCCACAGAGCCCGCCGCCGCCGAGATCATGGCAGGACGACCACCGGTGAAAGCAATGACGATGCCGATGACGAAGGATGCGAAAAGACCGACCTGTGGATCGACGCCCGCGACGAATGAAAACGCTATGACTTCCGGTATCAGCGCAAAGGTCGCGACCGCGCCGGCAAGCATTTCACGTATGGGATTGGCGGACCAATCCCGGCGAATGAATGTAAGTTGCATGATGTGATGTCTCGCAAAGCATACCGGAGCGCACTGTCGCGGTCTTAAAAAGGCATGCAGTTTTTGCGTTGTCTGGCGGATCGGCGGCCAGAAGAGCCACCCGGAATCTCACCGGGTCCGTGGTGAATAGGTCTTCAATATCGCATAAACGCGTCAATGCAAGCCAAAACCGAATGACCGGTAACGGACAGTTCTCGCCTCAGCCATTGGAATAGTATCACCAGCCACTATACTGACGTTGAGAGTCAACGTCGCAGACGTTTCCCTGATAAGGCAGTGTAGACGTGGTTCGGACCCGCGTTTTTGAACATGGGTACCATCCCCCCGGAGGAAATGCTTTGCTAGAGGTGGACAATGTTGCCGATCAGATGGAAGCGGGAATTTACACATGGTCTGTTGCAGAAGACCTGCTCTATGCCGACACCGCAATCGCGGCCCTCTTCGGCCTTGACCCATCAAAGACAATTGGCGGACTGCCCCTTTCCAGCTACATCGAGCGCGTCCACCTTGAAGACCAGGGCCAGCTAGCCTCGCTGATCGCCAAAGCCGTTGAGGATGGTCAGCCTTACAACGCCGAATACCGAGTCAAAAACGCCCTGAACGAATACGAGCTTGTCATGGCCGTTGGTCGGTGCTTTCGAGATTCAACAGGCACTCCAACGCTTTATTCCGGCATCGTTTATCCGGTTCAATCGCTTGACTGACAAACGCCGCTATCAGCCAACATTTGCCAGCAGCATTGGCTCGCCGGGGCTTTCGAATGAACGGTCGAACCACGCCCAACTCCGCGCATCGCTTCGCTTCATGCGGTAGAGTGCCTGATCTGCGGCGTGGAGCAGCGTTCCCAGATCGCCGCCATGGTGCGGATAGAGACTTGCGCCAAGAGTTGCACCGACGGTGACTTTTTGGCCTTGGACCACGAAGGGTTCTGCGAAGGCATCGGCTATTCTCTGACATATTTTCTCAGCCGCGGATTGATCGTCCAGATCGGTCAACAGAATGACGAACTCGTCGCCGCCCATTCTGACCAAGGTGTCATCGTAGCGAACGGATTGACGAAGGCGCGTGGCGACCATCCTCAAAATTTCATCGCCCGCAGCATGACCAAAATAGTCGTTGATCGGCTTGAAATCATCGAGGTCGATCATCAGCATCGCGATGGAGCTGTGTTGCGGAGATGCGGCGCGCACGTCCATTTCCGCATTCCAGCGTTCCTGTAGCATGCGTCTGTTACCAAGCCCGGTCAACGCATCTTCATAGGCAATGCGGCGCAGCGCGTTTTCGGCCATCTTCCGGTCGGACATATCCTCGAATGTCACGATACCCAGACCGAATTCGTGCATGACGATCCCACGATGCAGCGCTGGTACGAGTTTACCGTTCGCATGCTTAACCTGAACCTCGAAGGGTTCGATCTCGGTCACACCGGTTTTTTCTCCAACCCGGCGCCCCTCCCATCGCTCACGCGCATTCAGCCGCCCTGCTTCATCGATATATGTCTCCTCGATCCATTGGTCGACGGTGTCGAAATGGCCGTTCTGATAGCCAAACGTCCTCGTGAACGCACGGTTGACGAAGCGCACCTTCCCCTCCGCCATAGTGGACCAGAAGAGT is a window of Agrobacterium vaccinii DNA encoding:
- a CDS encoding lipopolysaccharide biosynthesis protein, yielding MDKSDKKDKPRLTGMLLSYGASSASLLVANAAQLVTFAILARSFGAEEFGRYVSFIAITSIAVHLCGLGASECLVRRVPQDPKCFPSIFGHNIILTIISGSVLVALGTAILPQFFSFGETSAQSVWTTFQLLLTNVVLVRLIMLGESIFLAHSRYNAANASVVGFAIVRTVTATLACVVFEVSSVESWATWQLAAHLITLILYACFALRIARPKYVVDREEVRLGLLFATPFIFRAVRQNVDLLVLGFVAGPEVVGSYGVARRITDSSYMAIDALNRLVYPRLAIASKQGIHHAFRLTIRILGVAISLGLAAAITIYLAAPFMPLIFGPEYVSLPHFLKIMAWLIVFIAIWSIAVDLLGAAGRHSSRAWVLNLSNGIGAVLIGLAAWVWPPYGIFIAAYMIEFTIVLAAWLVVKAHVTRSLASSRKVQQ
- a CDS encoding glycoside hydrolase; protein product: MKRALIILLLLQLIPTNAGAAEEWLAVREQSLEVEAGSPLDFSGMFPGAPIDEAQRIAITPSGKLAKTGDADSPQRFLCASLAWSPASGGFPDHTAADRYALQLKRHGYNIARFHYVDAALMAGRSEDFDFNPEVLDRIHYLMAALKRNGIYWMMDGLSSSRGALGGFDDRWEVKGDLKLGAQIDENDFAHWLKFQQLFLARVNPYTGVAPIHDPALVAIVPFNENGLEFDSMMQESVRGSVFSPRLKPLFNDWLVTKYGTDAALAERWGNWVKEGQLSDRSIALPTNRYERSERMRDVQSFFTDLEQSATRKMTSALIKLGFRGIVLPYNNWPTIQTGMSRSIQDAVAINTYQDWVDSYAPGTSIQGKSSLEDGLLYLRTIGAARWLGRPFLVTEYDHLFWSPYRYETGLAAPAFAALQDWDVLCRHAHGPIILSYGEDFPHKKQMLPYAIALDPVARAGETLAALVFRRGDAKASSLTIPFLVKDQEMPTQGINDMEPEILTRLGLLGSIGLQQMAKADNRLIAVPPERDGQTPMAIVAKLLQQGKVDPSKPYYLDRGEVVSTTGELELDAPAKMLALRTPLTEALTFENIDEAVNLGSLRVTTASTRGLLAISSLDGAPLSQSKRQLLIMASDARNSDMKFRDDEQRVIEDFGRLPVMLRRMELGMKFRDDSALRISPVGLDGRVYPPVVLATGGGTVTLTNDAPSGPTTYFLLERD
- a CDS encoding glycosyltransferase family 2 protein, giving the protein MKISVILKTLNEEKRIGAAIESVIKALADIDGEIIVADSGSRDRTVEIAARYPVTVAQIEAPAKASCGLGPQLGYQYSKGEFICLMDGDMLLDADFLPAALTYLDANPGVAGVSGHVNEVNLDNLEFTRRVQRNAPENRSGVLDRLNGGGVYRRSAIEEAGYFSDRNLHGYEEFDLGQRLRIRGWTLYRLDRRFVDHFGHSINSYVLLTRRWSSKYLRGVGELLRAGTEQQRLGALTSELSEVRLWCGVYVWWAVLLVCLIYGMFHPSVLLIGLVVFLLPVLLMSIKQKSLSLGLYAVVAWCFHAAALPLGFFSPRRRPGDWIESKLLKSP
- a CDS encoding SulP family inorganic anion transporter, which produces MQLTFIRRDWSANPIREMLAGAVATFALIPEVIAFSFVAGVDPQVGLFASFVIGIVIAFTGGRPAMISAAAGSVALVAAPLVHAHGLPYLFAAGLLAGLLQIIFGLLRLGVLMRFVSKSVRTGFVNALAILIFAAQLPHILHGDILAYGMLAAGLAIIYLAPRVTKTVPSPLICILVLSAVSISLQLPVMTIADLGKLPDSLPIFSWPAVPLTLDTLKIIAGPALAIAMVGLLESMMTASVVDDLTGTPSSKNRECTGLGIANTAASLFGGIAGCGMIGQTVSNVKYGGRGRLSTLFAGAFLLVLMVLLKPWVSQVPVAALVAIMVMVSIDTFDWSSVKTLVVHPKMSSVVMLVTVVVTVFSSNLALGVTVGVLLSGVFFTFKVARLLQVKTERDVAFNRLTYQVSGQVFFASADVFVDAFDIEDATGMSVLIDISHAHFWDITAVAALEKVVDRYEKHDISVTVVGVNEASATLIESLGSGGSLKDL
- a CDS encoding PAS domain-containing protein, translated to MDNVADQMEAGIYTWSVAEDLLYADTAIAALFGLDPSKTIGGLPLSSYIERVHLEDQGQLASLIAKAVEDGQPYNAEYRVKNALNEYELVMAVGRCFRDSTGTPTLYSGIVYPVQSLD
- a CDS encoding sensor domain-containing diguanylate cyclase, which encodes MKHVLERMVSGSHTDNELFIILDALPVPLFWSTMAEGKVRFVNRAFTRTFGYQNGHFDTVDQWIEETYIDEAGRLNARERWEGRRVGEKTGVTEIEPFEVQVKHANGKLVPALHRGIVMHEFGLGIVTFEDMSDRKMAENALRRIAYEDALTGLGNRRMLQERWNAEMDVRAASPQHSSIAMLMIDLDDFKPINDYFGHAAGDEILRMVATRLRQSVRYDDTLVRMGGDEFVILLTDLDDQSAAEKICQRIADAFAEPFVVQGQKVTVGATLGASLYPHHGGDLGTLLHAADQALYRMKRSDARSWAWFDRSFESPGEPMLLANVG